A genomic segment from Montipora foliosa isolate CH-2021 chromosome 9, ASM3666993v2, whole genome shotgun sequence encodes:
- the LOC137969952 gene encoding uncharacterized protein isoform X1: MSVKLMKLRTLRLRVAIAAIVLWIFVIVAHVCIVSQLKDFSTDAMFKSSMLPQELLLFQESGKLLSDDQVVDVRVTDVRRSLVGLNHHIWKGNCVRKIETLCNFPMFPKAPDQRKVIYRTEITEPKNATTDGHRFIGFLIPYTSGEYNFAVASNGIAEVWLSDSENWKMAKQIAFVRPLHQNSASFKQWDFNVSRTQISSGIHLKASVRYYIEMSYTFGTQNTVENFVQVAWKRSQESNFSVIEGRSLSLYTNDSELAKYKIFDDKLPDAASCDSKIEKGYYNTHMSIDTTIPYLQHTAVNQALLLCQYQPSYVLDCSNLTSFKQYDGVKRHVQRTYTYPFPVVDGSIRLRRGSNFYYEFPLDEEEALSIVSKYMEALETTYFGRYNLVSIKRVEKKIDLKKGLRYFLELVVSDTIIGKNFILAEYAFQPKGENVQLFYPEGLQWNRTADVYLILTAKNLGRWVHHFIKNVEKIFKETRDEHLHVIIYDFDSPDINLEQALRGTVLKNYHYIRKPGKYSRTISYTEAIASVKDPNAIVVTIDLHLDLGSQFINEIRKHCLKGKTVYAPDIVFLRCGGSSLKPKGFWYHYSYGTIAMYKEDWDIIGGFSASFSNKTTWGAEDWDLIDSAIKGGLEIERIRSPWMYHYYHTKDGMWQ; encoded by the exons ATGAGTGTGAAATTAATGAAGCTTCGAACTTTAAGGCTGCGTGTGGCCATCGCCGCAATTGTTTTGTGGATTTTTGTGATTGTAGCTCATGTCTGCATTGTAAGTCAGCTTAAAGACTTCTCTACAGATGCCATGTTTAAATCATCGATGCTGCCGCAAGAGCTACTTTTATTTCAAGAATCAGGAAAACTGTTGAGTGACGACCAAGTGGTCGACGTTCGGGTTACCGACGTTCGTCGTTCACTTGTAGGACTTAACCATCATATATGGAAAGGGAACTGCGTCCGAAAAATCGAGACGCTTTGCAATTTTCCAATGTTTCCGAAAGCGCCGGATCAACGAAAAGTGATTTATCGAACAGAAATTACTGAACCAAAAAATGCTACAACAGATGGACATCGCTTCATTGGTTTCCTGATTCCATATACCTCTGGTGAATATAATTTTGCCGTAGCATCTAATGGTATTGCTGAAGTTTGGTTAAGCGACAGCGAGAACTGGAAAATGGCGAAACAAATCGCCTTTGTCAGGCCTTTGCATCAAAATTCTGCAAGTTTTAAACAGTGGGACTTCAACGTTTCTAGGACGCAGATTTCCTCTGGAATTCATTTGAAAGCCAGCGTTAGATATTACATAGAGATGTCGTATACCTTTGGTACCCAGAATACAGTAGAGAATTTTGTTCAAGTTGCCTGGAAAAGGTCCCAAGAATCCAACTTCTCTGTCATCGAGGGACGCTCGTTATCGCTGTATACGAATGACAGTGAACTAGCAAAGTACAAAATATTTGACGATAAATTGCCAGACGCTGCGTCGTGTGATTCAAAGATTGAAAAAGGCTATTATAACACACACATGTCAATAGATACCACGATACCTTATTTACAGCACACAGCAGTAAACCAGGCGTTACTATTGTGCCAATATCAACCAAGTTATGTCTTAGATTGTTCAAATTTGACGAGTTTCAAACAGTACGATGGAGTGAAGAGGCATGTGCAGAGAACCTACACATACCCGTTTCCGGTTGTCGACGGCAGCATACGACTGAGGAGAGGTTCTAATTTTTATTACGAATTCCCTTTGGATGAAGAAGAGGCTTTGTCAATTGTTTCTAAATACATGGAGGCACTTGAAACGACCTATTTCGG GCGATACAACTTGGTGTCAATCAAACGTGTCGAGAAAAAAATAGACCTTAAGAAAGGACTGAGATACTTCCTCGAGTTGGTTGTCTCAGATACAATAATTGGGAAAAACTTTATCTTAGCAGAATATGCATTTCAACCAAAGGGGGAAAATGTTCAATTGTTTTATCCTGAGGGCCTGCAATGGAACAGGACTGCGGATGTCTATCTAATCCTTACAGCGAAGAACCTCGGTCGATGGGTCCACCATTTTATCAAGAACGTAgaaaagatctttaaagaaacTCGGGACGAACATTTACATGTCATTATCTACGATTTTGATAGCCCGGACATAAACTTAGAGCAGGCTTTAAGAGGAACTGTCTTGAAGAACTACCACTATATTAGGAAGCCTGGAAAGTACTCGCGGACGATTTCATACACGGAAGCCATAGCCTCTGTAAAAGACCCTAACGCCATTGTTGTCACCATTGATTTGCATCTTGACTTGGGAAGTCAGTTTATTAACGAAATACGTAAG CATTGTTTAAAAGGCAAGACAGTTTACGCTCCTGATATTGTTTTCTTAAGATGTGGGGGAAGCAGCCTTAAACCTAAAGGTTTCTGGTACCACTACAGCTACGGCACAATCGCAATGTACAAAGAGGACTGGGATATAATTGGAGGATTCTCAGCTTCTTTTAGTAACAAGACTACGTGGGgagcagaggactgggacttaATCGATAGCGCTATCAAGGGAGGTCTGGAAATAGAGAGAATACGTTCACCATGGATGTATCACTACTATCATACTAAGGATGGAATGTGGCAATGA
- the LOC137969952 gene encoding uncharacterized protein isoform X3 — translation MSVKLMKLRTLRLRVAIAAIVLWIFVIVAHVCIVSQLKDFSTDAMFKSSMLPQELLLFQESGKLLSDDQVVDVRVTDVRRSLVGLNHHIWKGNCVRKIETLCNFPMFPKAPDQRKVIYRTEITEPKNATTDGHRFIGFLIPYTSGEYNFAVASNGIAEVWLSDSENWKMAKQIAFVRPLHQNSASFKQWDFNVSRTQISSGIHLKASVRYYIEMSYTFGTQNTVENFVQVAWKRSQESNFSVIEGRSLSLYTNDSELAKYKIFDDKLPDAASCDSKIEKGYYNTHMSIDTTIPYLQHTAVNQALLLCQYQPSYVLDCSNLTSFKQYDGVKRHVQRTYTYPFPVVDGSIRLRRGSNFYYEFPLDEEEALSIVSKYMEALETTYFGRYNLVSIKRVEKKIDLKKGLRYFLELVVSDTIIGKNFILAEYAFQPKGENVQLFYPEGLQWNRTADVYLILTAKNLGRWVHHFIKNVEKIFKETRDEHLHVIIYDFDSPDINLEQALRGTVLKNYHYIRKPGKYSRTISYTEAIASVKDPNAIVVTIDLHLDLGSQFINEIRKMWGKQP, via the exons ATGAGTGTGAAATTAATGAAGCTTCGAACTTTAAGGCTGCGTGTGGCCATCGCCGCAATTGTTTTGTGGATTTTTGTGATTGTAGCTCATGTCTGCATTGTAAGTCAGCTTAAAGACTTCTCTACAGATGCCATGTTTAAATCATCGATGCTGCCGCAAGAGCTACTTTTATTTCAAGAATCAGGAAAACTGTTGAGTGACGACCAAGTGGTCGACGTTCGGGTTACCGACGTTCGTCGTTCACTTGTAGGACTTAACCATCATATATGGAAAGGGAACTGCGTCCGAAAAATCGAGACGCTTTGCAATTTTCCAATGTTTCCGAAAGCGCCGGATCAACGAAAAGTGATTTATCGAACAGAAATTACTGAACCAAAAAATGCTACAACAGATGGACATCGCTTCATTGGTTTCCTGATTCCATATACCTCTGGTGAATATAATTTTGCCGTAGCATCTAATGGTATTGCTGAAGTTTGGTTAAGCGACAGCGAGAACTGGAAAATGGCGAAACAAATCGCCTTTGTCAGGCCTTTGCATCAAAATTCTGCAAGTTTTAAACAGTGGGACTTCAACGTTTCTAGGACGCAGATTTCCTCTGGAATTCATTTGAAAGCCAGCGTTAGATATTACATAGAGATGTCGTATACCTTTGGTACCCAGAATACAGTAGAGAATTTTGTTCAAGTTGCCTGGAAAAGGTCCCAAGAATCCAACTTCTCTGTCATCGAGGGACGCTCGTTATCGCTGTATACGAATGACAGTGAACTAGCAAAGTACAAAATATTTGACGATAAATTGCCAGACGCTGCGTCGTGTGATTCAAAGATTGAAAAAGGCTATTATAACACACACATGTCAATAGATACCACGATACCTTATTTACAGCACACAGCAGTAAACCAGGCGTTACTATTGTGCCAATATCAACCAAGTTATGTCTTAGATTGTTCAAATTTGACGAGTTTCAAACAGTACGATGGAGTGAAGAGGCATGTGCAGAGAACCTACACATACCCGTTTCCGGTTGTCGACGGCAGCATACGACTGAGGAGAGGTTCTAATTTTTATTACGAATTCCCTTTGGATGAAGAAGAGGCTTTGTCAATTGTTTCTAAATACATGGAGGCACTTGAAACGACCTATTTCGG GCGATACAACTTGGTGTCAATCAAACGTGTCGAGAAAAAAATAGACCTTAAGAAAGGACTGAGATACTTCCTCGAGTTGGTTGTCTCAGATACAATAATTGGGAAAAACTTTATCTTAGCAGAATATGCATTTCAACCAAAGGGGGAAAATGTTCAATTGTTTTATCCTGAGGGCCTGCAATGGAACAGGACTGCGGATGTCTATCTAATCCTTACAGCGAAGAACCTCGGTCGATGGGTCCACCATTTTATCAAGAACGTAgaaaagatctttaaagaaacTCGGGACGAACATTTACATGTCATTATCTACGATTTTGATAGCCCGGACATAAACTTAGAGCAGGCTTTAAGAGGAACTGTCTTGAAGAACTACCACTATATTAGGAAGCCTGGAAAGTACTCGCGGACGATTTCATACACGGAAGCCATAGCCTCTGTAAAAGACCCTAACGCCATTGTTGTCACCATTGATTTGCATCTTGACTTGGGAAGTCAGTTTATTAACGAAATACGTAAG ATGTGGGGGAAGCAGCCTTAA
- the LOC137969952 gene encoding uncharacterized protein isoform X2, producing the protein MSVKLMKLRTLRLRVAIAAIVLWIFVIVAHVCIVSQLKDFSTDAMFKSSMLPQELLLFQESGKLLSDDQVVDVRVTDVRRSLVGLNHHIWKGNCVRKIETLCNFPMFPKAPDQRKVIYRTEITEPKNATTDGHRFIGFLIPYTSGEYNFAVASNGIAEVWLSDSENWKMAKQIAFVRPLHQNSASFKQWDFNVSRTQISSGIHLKASVRYYIEMSYTFGTQNTVENFVQVAWKRSQESNFSVIEGRSLSLYTNDSELAKYKIFDDKLPDAASCDSKIEKGYYNTHMSIDTTIPYLQHTAVNQALLLCQYQPSYVLDCSNLTSFKQYDGVKRHVQRTYTYPFPVVDGSIRLRRGSNFYYEFPLDEEEALSIVSKYMEALETTYFGRYNLVSIKRVEKKIDLKKGLRYFLELVVSDTIIGKNFILAEYAFQPKGENVQLFYPEGLQWNRTADVYLILTAKNLGRWVHHFIKNVEKIFKETRDEHLHVIIYDFDSPDINLEQALRGTVLKNYHYIRKPGKYSRTISYTEAIASVKDPNAIVVTIDLHLDLGSQFINEIRKAGNDCASAKPPCHSRSIREKYF; encoded by the exons ATGAGTGTGAAATTAATGAAGCTTCGAACTTTAAGGCTGCGTGTGGCCATCGCCGCAATTGTTTTGTGGATTTTTGTGATTGTAGCTCATGTCTGCATTGTAAGTCAGCTTAAAGACTTCTCTACAGATGCCATGTTTAAATCATCGATGCTGCCGCAAGAGCTACTTTTATTTCAAGAATCAGGAAAACTGTTGAGTGACGACCAAGTGGTCGACGTTCGGGTTACCGACGTTCGTCGTTCACTTGTAGGACTTAACCATCATATATGGAAAGGGAACTGCGTCCGAAAAATCGAGACGCTTTGCAATTTTCCAATGTTTCCGAAAGCGCCGGATCAACGAAAAGTGATTTATCGAACAGAAATTACTGAACCAAAAAATGCTACAACAGATGGACATCGCTTCATTGGTTTCCTGATTCCATATACCTCTGGTGAATATAATTTTGCCGTAGCATCTAATGGTATTGCTGAAGTTTGGTTAAGCGACAGCGAGAACTGGAAAATGGCGAAACAAATCGCCTTTGTCAGGCCTTTGCATCAAAATTCTGCAAGTTTTAAACAGTGGGACTTCAACGTTTCTAGGACGCAGATTTCCTCTGGAATTCATTTGAAAGCCAGCGTTAGATATTACATAGAGATGTCGTATACCTTTGGTACCCAGAATACAGTAGAGAATTTTGTTCAAGTTGCCTGGAAAAGGTCCCAAGAATCCAACTTCTCTGTCATCGAGGGACGCTCGTTATCGCTGTATACGAATGACAGTGAACTAGCAAAGTACAAAATATTTGACGATAAATTGCCAGACGCTGCGTCGTGTGATTCAAAGATTGAAAAAGGCTATTATAACACACACATGTCAATAGATACCACGATACCTTATTTACAGCACACAGCAGTAAACCAGGCGTTACTATTGTGCCAATATCAACCAAGTTATGTCTTAGATTGTTCAAATTTGACGAGTTTCAAACAGTACGATGGAGTGAAGAGGCATGTGCAGAGAACCTACACATACCCGTTTCCGGTTGTCGACGGCAGCATACGACTGAGGAGAGGTTCTAATTTTTATTACGAATTCCCTTTGGATGAAGAAGAGGCTTTGTCAATTGTTTCTAAATACATGGAGGCACTTGAAACGACCTATTTCGG GCGATACAACTTGGTGTCAATCAAACGTGTCGAGAAAAAAATAGACCTTAAGAAAGGACTGAGATACTTCCTCGAGTTGGTTGTCTCAGATACAATAATTGGGAAAAACTTTATCTTAGCAGAATATGCATTTCAACCAAAGGGGGAAAATGTTCAATTGTTTTATCCTGAGGGCCTGCAATGGAACAGGACTGCGGATGTCTATCTAATCCTTACAGCGAAGAACCTCGGTCGATGGGTCCACCATTTTATCAAGAACGTAgaaaagatctttaaagaaacTCGGGACGAACATTTACATGTCATTATCTACGATTTTGATAGCCCGGACATAAACTTAGAGCAGGCTTTAAGAGGAACTGTCTTGAAGAACTACCACTATATTAGGAAGCCTGGAAAGTACTCGCGGACGATTTCATACACGGAAGCCATAGCCTCTGTAAAAGACCCTAACGCCATTGTTGTCACCATTGATTTGCATCTTGACTTGGGAAGTCAGTTTATTAACGAAATACGTAAG GCCGGGAACGACTGCGCATCGGCGAAGCCACCATGCCACTCGAGGTCCATTCGTGAAAAGTACTTTTGA
- the LOC137969952 gene encoding uncharacterized protein isoform X4, whose protein sequence is MSVKLMKLRTLRLRVAIAAIVLWIFVIVAHVCIVSQLKDFSTDAMFKSSMLPQELLLFQESGKLLSDDQVVDVRVTDVRRSLVGLNHHIWKGNCVRKIETLCNFPMFPKAPDQRKVIYRTEITEPKNATTDGHRFIGFLIPYTSGEYNFAVASNGIAEVWLSDSENWKMAKQIAFVRPLHQNSASFKQWDFNVSRTQISSGIHLKASVRYYIEMSYTFGTQNTVENFVQVAWKRSQESNFSVIEGRSLSLYTNDSELAKYKIFDDKLPDAASCDSKIEKGYYNTHMSIDTTIPYLQHTAVNQALLLCQYQPSYVLDCSNLTSFKQYDGVKRHVQRTYTYPFPVVDGSIRLRRGSNFYYEFPLDEEEALSIVSKYMEALETTYFGHYGNGTTGCQLNMFSTVPPDELLIMSIIGSTTPKSCDLDPVPGHVLKCLFPSILPVIHKIVNLSLETGRLPGILKQAILKPLIKKSSLDSNDFKNYRPIYNLRFISKTIEKCVAKQLIQHLDNYDLGETYQSAYRRNHSTETALTRVHNLFIYRFSMQCATLGGQNKRKRSPLQG, encoded by the exons ATGAGTGTGAAATTAATGAAGCTTCGAACTTTAAGGCTGCGTGTGGCCATCGCCGCAATTGTTTTGTGGATTTTTGTGATTGTAGCTCATGTCTGCATTGTAAGTCAGCTTAAAGACTTCTCTACAGATGCCATGTTTAAATCATCGATGCTGCCGCAAGAGCTACTTTTATTTCAAGAATCAGGAAAACTGTTGAGTGACGACCAAGTGGTCGACGTTCGGGTTACCGACGTTCGTCGTTCACTTGTAGGACTTAACCATCATATATGGAAAGGGAACTGCGTCCGAAAAATCGAGACGCTTTGCAATTTTCCAATGTTTCCGAAAGCGCCGGATCAACGAAAAGTGATTTATCGAACAGAAATTACTGAACCAAAAAATGCTACAACAGATGGACATCGCTTCATTGGTTTCCTGATTCCATATACCTCTGGTGAATATAATTTTGCCGTAGCATCTAATGGTATTGCTGAAGTTTGGTTAAGCGACAGCGAGAACTGGAAAATGGCGAAACAAATCGCCTTTGTCAGGCCTTTGCATCAAAATTCTGCAAGTTTTAAACAGTGGGACTTCAACGTTTCTAGGACGCAGATTTCCTCTGGAATTCATTTGAAAGCCAGCGTTAGATATTACATAGAGATGTCGTATACCTTTGGTACCCAGAATACAGTAGAGAATTTTGTTCAAGTTGCCTGGAAAAGGTCCCAAGAATCCAACTTCTCTGTCATCGAGGGACGCTCGTTATCGCTGTATACGAATGACAGTGAACTAGCAAAGTACAAAATATTTGACGATAAATTGCCAGACGCTGCGTCGTGTGATTCAAAGATTGAAAAAGGCTATTATAACACACACATGTCAATAGATACCACGATACCTTATTTACAGCACACAGCAGTAAACCAGGCGTTACTATTGTGCCAATATCAACCAAGTTATGTCTTAGATTGTTCAAATTTGACGAGTTTCAAACAGTACGATGGAGTGAAGAGGCATGTGCAGAGAACCTACACATACCCGTTTCCGGTTGTCGACGGCAGCATACGACTGAGGAGAGGTTCTAATTTTTATTACGAATTCCCTTTGGATGAAGAAGAGGCTTTGTCAATTGTTTCTAAATACATGGAGGCACTTGAAACGACCTATTTCGG GCACTACGGTAACGGTACTACTGGCTGTCAACTGAACATGTTTTCGACTGTTCCACCAGATGAACTCTTAATCATGAGTATCATTGGCTCAACTACTCCCAAGTCCTGTGATTTAGATCCTGTTCCTGGTCATGTACTTAAATGTCTGTTTCCTTCTATTCTCCCAGTAATACATAAGATTGTTAATCTTTCCTTGGAAACTGGTCGGCTGCCTGGAATACTTAAACAAGCTATACTTAAGCCATTGATCAAAAAGTCCTCTCTGGATTCGAACGACTTCAAGAACTATAGGCCTATTTATAATCTTCGTTTCATATCCAAAACTATTGAAAAATGTGTCGCTAAACAGCTGATTCAACACTTAGATAATTATGACCTTGGTGAAACATACCAATCAGCCTATAGGAGGAACCATAGTACAGAGACTGCTCTTACTAGAGTccacaatttatttatttacagatTCAGTATGCAATGTGCAACACTAGGTGGACAGAACAAAAGGAAACGAAGTCCCCTACAAGGTTAA